Proteins found in one Muntiacus reevesi chromosome 2, mMunRee1.1, whole genome shotgun sequence genomic segment:
- the RGR gene encoding RPE-retinal G protein-coupled receptor isoform X2, translated as MAESGTLPTGFGELEVLAVGTVLLVEALSGLSLNILTILSFCKTPELRTPSHLLVLSLALADTGISLNALVAATSSLLRRWPYGSEGCQAHGFQGFATALASICSSAAIAWGRYHHYCTRSRLDWNTTVSLVLFVWLSSAFWAALPLLGWGHYDYEPLGTCCTLDYSRGDRNFTSFLFTMAFFNFLLPLFITVVSYRLMEQKLGKTSRPPVNTVLPARTLLLGWGPYALLYLYATIADATSLSPKLQMVPALIAKTMPTVNAVNYALGSEMVHRGIWQCLSPQRRERNREQ; from the exons atgGCGGAGTCCGGGACCCTGCCCACGGGCTTCGGGGAGCTGGAGGTGCTGGCCGTGGGGACGGTGCTGCTGGTGGAAG CTCTTTCTGGCCTCAGCCTAAACATCCTGACCATCCTCTCTTTCTGCAAGACCCCAGAGCTGCGGACTCCCAGCCACCTGCTGGTGTTGAGCTTGGCGCTGGCCGACACTGGGATCAGCCTGAACGCCCTCGTTGCAGCCACGTCCAGCCTCCTCCG GCGCTGGCCCTATGGCTCAGAAGGCTGCCAGGCTCATGGCTTCCAGGGCTTTGCCACCGCACTGGCCAGCATCTGCAGCAGCGCAGCCATCGCCTGGGGGCGCTATCACCACTACTGCACCC GCAGCCGACTGGACTGGAACACGACCGTCTCCCTGGTGCTCTTCGTATGGCTGTCTTCTGCCTTCTGGGCTGCACTGCCCCTCCTGGGCTGGGGCCACTATGACTATGAGCCGCTGGGGACCTGCTGCACCCTGGACTATTCCAGGGGGGACAG AAACTTCACCAGCTTCCTCTTCACCATGGCCTTTTTCAACTTCCTCCTGCCCCTCTTCATCACAGTCGTATCCTATCGGCTCATGGAGCAGAAACTCGGGAAGACCAGCCGTCCCCCG GTGAACACCGTCCTGCCAGCCAGGACGCTGCTGCTCGGCTGGGGCCCCTACGCGCTCCTGTATCTGTACGCCACCATCGCGGATgcaacctccctctcccccaagcTGCAGATG GTGCCCGCTCTCATTGCCAAGACAATGCCCACAGTCAACGCCGTGAACTATGCCCTGGGCAGCGAGATGGTGCACAGGGGGATCTGGCAGTGCCTTTCGCCACAGAGGAGAGAGCGCAACCGGGAGCAGTGA
- the LRIT1 gene encoding leucine-rich repeat, immunoglobulin-like domain and transmembrane domain-containing protein 1: MRVAVGMLWLLALGGPPQAQGACPSQCSCSLHVLSDGSKARTVVCNDPDMTLPPASVPPDTSKLRLERTAIRRVPGEAFKTLGRLEQLWLPYNALCELSALMLRGLRRLRELRMPGNRLAVFPWAALRDAPQLRLLDLQANRLSAVPPEAARFLGNLTFLDLSSNQLLRLPQELLATWVHLHTGPFRPGHHARLVLGLQDNPWVCDCRLYDLVHFLEGWAPNLAFIEARLRCASPRSLAGVVFSQLELRKCQSPELRPGMSSIRSPLGSMVLLRCGATGVPGPEMSWSRANGHPLNGTVHREVSSDGTSWALLGLPAVSHLDSGDYICQAKNFLGASETLISLVVTEPQTFTEHSGGSGARWARTGEGAEAAAYNKMVARHAPHVPEPAVPATGPPAPNAKEQLFLQHFQMRAPEERSDVPAGPQEAQTVSSLKVVGDTYQSVTLVWKAPQAGNTTAFSVLYAVFGQRDMRRVLVPPGKTSVTIRGLVPKVKYVACVCVRGLVPRKEQCVIFSTDEVVDAEATQRLINVVVISVAAIIALPLTLLVCCGAVRRRWRKCRARGSAEATGAYVNLERLGHSEDGSEDLSQHSLSEADRLLSARSSLDSQAVGIRASRRINEYFC, from the exons ATGAGGGTGGCGGTGGGCATGCTCTGGCTCCTGGCCCTCGGAGGGCCCCCACAGGCCCAGGGTGCCTGCCCCTCTCAATGCAGCTGCAGCCTCCATGTCCTGAGCGATGGCAGCAAAGCCAG GACAGTGGTGTGCAACGACCCTGACATGACTCTGCCCCCAGCATCTGTCCCTCCGGACACCTCCAAGCTGCGCCTGGAGCGGACGGCCATACGCAGGGTGCCCGGGGAAGCCTTCAAGACGCTGGGCCGCCTGGAGCAGCTGTGGCTGCCCTACAACGCCCTCTGCGAGCTCAGCGCGCTGATGCTCAGGGGCCTGCGCCGCCTGCGCGAGCTGCGCATGCCCGGGAACCGCCTGGCCGTCTTCCCCTGGGCGGCGCTCAGGGACGCCCCCCAGCTGCGGCTGCTGGACCTACAGGCGAACCGCCTTTCCGCCGTGCCGCCGGAGGCCGCGCGCTTCCTGGGGAACCTCACGTTCCTCGACCTCTCCAGCAACCAGCTGCTGAGGCTCCCGCAGGAGCTGCTCGCCACCTGGGTTCACCTGCACACCGGGCCCTTCCGTCCCGGTCACCATGCCAGGTTGGTCCTAG GGCTGCAGGACAACCCCTGGGTGTGTGACTGCCGACTCTACGACCTGGTCCATTTTCTAGAAGGTTGGGCCCCAAACCTGGCTTTCATAGAGGCCAGGCTGAGGTGTGCCAGCCCACGTAGCCTGGCCGGAGTGGTCTTCAGCCAGCTGGAACTCAGGAAGTGCCAGAGTCCGGAGCTCCGTCCGGGGATGTCCAGCATCAGGTCCCCTTTGGGCAGCATGGTATTGCTACGTTGTGGGGCCACTGGCGTCCCCGGGCCGGAGATGAGCTGGAGTAGGGCCAACGGGCACCCACTCAATGGCACAG TGCACCGGGAAGTCTCCAGTGACGGCACGAGCTGGGCTCTACTGGGCCTGCCTGCCGTGTCCCACCTGGACTCAGGAGACTACATCTGTCAAGCCAAGAACTTCCTGGGAGCCTCTGAGACTCTCATTTCCCTGGTCGTCACGGAGCCCCAGACATTCACGGAACACAGTGGGGGCTCAGGGGCGCGGTGGGCAAGGACGGGCGAGGGGGCGGAAGCTGCCGCGTATAACAAGATGGTGGCCAGACACGCGCCCCACGTCCCTGAGCCTGCCGTCCCGGCCACCGGGCCCCCCGCGCCCAACGCGAAGGAGCAGCTGTTCCTCCAGCACTTCCAGATGAGGGCCCCAGAAGAGCGCTCGGACGTGCCGGCCGGCCCCCAGGAGGCCCAGACGGTGAGCTCCCTGAAGGTGGTGGGGGACACATACCAGAGCGTGACCTTGGTGTGGAAGGCCCCCCAGGCTGGGAACACAACTGCCTTCAGCGTCCTCTACGCGGTCTTTGGGCAGCGCGACATGCGGCGGGTGCTGGTGCCGCCCGGGAAGACCAGCGTCACCATCCGTGGGCTGGTGCCCAAGGTCAAGTACGTGGCGTGCGTCTGCGTGCGGGGCCTGGTGCCCCGGAAGGAGCAGTGCGTCATCTTCTCCACCGACGAGGTGGTGGACGCCGAGGCCACTCAGCGGCTCATCAACGTGGTGGTGATCAGCGTGGCCGCCATCATCGCCCTGCCGCTCACGCTGCTCGTCTGCTGCGGCGCCGTCCGGAGGCGCTGGCGCAAGTGCCGCGCCAGGGGCTCCGCCGAGGCCACAGGTGCCTACGTCAACCTGGAGAGGCTGGGCCACAGCGAGGACGGCTCGGAGGATCTGTCCCAGCACAGCCTCAGTGAGGCCGACAGACTCCTCTCTGCTCGCTCCAGCCTGGACTCTCAGGCCGTGGGCATCAGGGCCAGCAGACGGATCAACGAGTACTTCTGCTGA
- the LRIT2 gene encoding leucine-rich repeat, immunoglobulin-like domain and transmembrane domain-containing protein 2, with amino-acid sequence MASVPHYFLLVLVLLDSHAAQPSCLPGCACSEESFGRTLKCISISLGEISRNLPEEFKQVRIENSPVFELPRGFFVNMSTLEYLWLNFNNVTVIHLGALEHLSELKELRLEGNKLRSVPWTAFRATPLLRVLDLKHNRIDALPELALQFLVNLTYLDLSSNRLTVVSNNVFLNWPAYQKHQQSGREAEILSSMVLALHDNPWLCDCRLRGLVQFIKSISLPVILVNPYLMCRGPLFKAGQLFHETELSVCTKPQISTPSANVSVQVGKNVTLRCLAQASPSPTISWTYPLSTWREFDVLTSFTAEDATLSELVIPAAHLVDRGNYTCMASNSLGMSTVAISLRVQPAQALLAPHALFSPSESSAYVDLRVVKQTVHGILLEWFAAADTPEKWFTLYIASDEALRKDVVHVGPGINTYTVDDLLPGTKYEVCLSLGGRPPRQGRCVVFVTGRDAGGLEGRERLLHTSVVLCAALLAVAVGAYAWAAQGPCRCRGWGRRWCLHRRKAPRGPLAVPEHRDDSSRDHTAVCEDGLGPGGAEREGVERRPREGDDHQGGLVWTASP; translated from the exons ATGGCTTCAGTTCCTCACTATTTCCTGCTAGTTCTGGTCCTTCTGGATTCACATGCGGCTCAGCCATCCTGTCTGCCAGGATGTGCCTGCTCAGAGGAGAGTTTCGGCAG GACTCTGAAGTGCATCTCTATCTCTTTGGGAGAGATCTCAAGGAACCTTCCTGAAGAGTTCAAGCAAGTGAGAATTGAAAACTCACCCGTATTTGAACTGCCCCGAGGGTTTTTCGTCAACATGAGCACTTTGGAGTACCTTTGGCTCAATTTTAACAATGTCACTGTGATCCACCTAGGAGCCCTGGAGCATCTGTCAGAACTGAAAGAGCTGAGACTGGAGGGGAACAAACTCCGTTCAGTACCATGGACAGCGTTCCGTGCCACCCCGCTCCTGAGGGTCTTGGACCTCAAACACAACAGGATTGATGCACTACCCGAACTGGCTCTTCAATTCTTGGTCAACCTGACCTACCTTGACCTATCTTCCAATAGACTGACAGTTGTATCCAATAATGTCTTCTTGAACTGGCCAGCCTACCAGAAACACCAGCAGTCTGGCCGTGAGGCTGAGATTCTCTCCAGCATGGTGCTGGCGCTTCACGACAACCCCTGGTTATGTGATTGTCGCCTAAGGGGACTTGTCCAATTTATCAAGTCCATCAGCCTTCCAGTCATCCTGGTGAATCCCTATCTCATGTGCCGAGGTCCTCTCTTCAAGGCAGGGCAACTTTTTCATGAAACAGAGCTCAGTGTTTGCACAAAGCCTCAGATCTCAACCCCCAGTGCCAATGTCAGCGTCCAGGTGGGAAAGAATGTGACACTGCGATGCCTGGCACAGGCTAGCCCCTCACCAACTATTTCCTGGACTTATCCTCTGAGCACATGGAGGGAATTTGATG TGTTGACCTCGTTTACTGCAGAAGATGCTACTCTGTCTGAGCTGGTCATACCTGCTGCCCACCTGGTGGACAGAGGCAATTATACCTGCATGGCCTCCAACTCCCTTGGCATGAGTACCGTGGCCATCTCCCTCCGCGTCCAGCCCGCCCAGGCCCTGCTCGCACCCCACGCTCTTTTCTCCCCTTCGGAGAGCAGTGCCTATGTTGACCTGCGGGTGGTCAAGCAGACCGTACACGGGAtcctgctggagtggtttgcggCGGCGGACACTCCGGAGAAGTGGTTCACGCTCTACATCGCGTCGGACGAAGCCCTCAGGAAGGACGTGGTCCACGTCGGTCCGGGAATCAACACGTACACCGTGGATGATCTCCTCCCTGGCACAAAATACGAGGTTTGCCTTAGCCTGGGGGGCCGGCCCCCACGCCAGGGCCGGTGTGTGGTCTTTGTGACCGGCCGGGACGCCGGCGGGCTGGAGGGACGAGAGCGCCTGCTGCACACCTCGGTGGTCCTGTGCGCGGCGCTGCTGGCGGTGGCTGTGGGCGCCTACGCCTGGGCGGCCCAGGGCCCCTGCCGCTGCCGGGGGTGGGGCCGGCGCTGGTGTCTTCACCGCAGGAAAGCCCCCAGGGGCCCCCTGGCGGTCCCCGAGCACAGGGACGACTCCTCCAGAGACCACACCGCCGTCTGTGAGGACGGCCTGGGGCCCGGAGGTGCTGAGCGGGAGGGGGTCGAGCGGAGACCCCGAGAGGGAGATGACCaccagggaggactggtgtggaCCGCCAGCCCTTAA
- the RGR gene encoding RPE-retinal G protein-coupled receptor isoform X1: MAESGTLPTGFGELEVLAVGTVLLVEALSGLSLNILTILSFCKTPELRTPSHLLVLSLALADTGISLNALVAATSSLLRVSHRRWPYGSEGCQAHGFQGFATALASICSSAAIAWGRYHHYCTRSRLDWNTTVSLVLFVWLSSAFWAALPLLGWGHYDYEPLGTCCTLDYSRGDRNFTSFLFTMAFFNFLLPLFITVVSYRLMEQKLGKTSRPPVNTVLPARTLLLGWGPYALLYLYATIADATSLSPKLQMVPALIAKTMPTVNAVNYALGSEMVHRGIWQCLSPQRRERNREQ; this comes from the exons atgGCGGAGTCCGGGACCCTGCCCACGGGCTTCGGGGAGCTGGAGGTGCTGGCCGTGGGGACGGTGCTGCTGGTGGAAG CTCTTTCTGGCCTCAGCCTAAACATCCTGACCATCCTCTCTTTCTGCAAGACCCCAGAGCTGCGGACTCCCAGCCACCTGCTGGTGTTGAGCTTGGCGCTGGCCGACACTGGGATCAGCCTGAACGCCCTCGTTGCAGCCACGTCCAGCCTCCT CCGTGTCTCCCACAGGCGCTGGCCCTATGGCTCAGAAGGCTGCCAGGCTCATGGCTTCCAGGGCTTTGCCACCGCACTGGCCAGCATCTGCAGCAGCGCAGCCATCGCCTGGGGGCGCTATCACCACTACTGCACCC GCAGCCGACTGGACTGGAACACGACCGTCTCCCTGGTGCTCTTCGTATGGCTGTCTTCTGCCTTCTGGGCTGCACTGCCCCTCCTGGGCTGGGGCCACTATGACTATGAGCCGCTGGGGACCTGCTGCACCCTGGACTATTCCAGGGGGGACAG AAACTTCACCAGCTTCCTCTTCACCATGGCCTTTTTCAACTTCCTCCTGCCCCTCTTCATCACAGTCGTATCCTATCGGCTCATGGAGCAGAAACTCGGGAAGACCAGCCGTCCCCCG GTGAACACCGTCCTGCCAGCCAGGACGCTGCTGCTCGGCTGGGGCCCCTACGCGCTCCTGTATCTGTACGCCACCATCGCGGATgcaacctccctctcccccaagcTGCAGATG GTGCCCGCTCTCATTGCCAAGACAATGCCCACAGTCAACGCCGTGAACTATGCCCTGGGCAGCGAGATGGTGCACAGGGGGATCTGGCAGTGCCTTTCGCCACAGAGGAGAGAGCGCAACCGGGAGCAGTGA
- the RGR gene encoding RPE-retinal G protein-coupled receptor isoform X3, whose protein sequence is MAESGTLPTGFGELEVLAVGTVLLVEALSGLSLNILTILSFCKTPELRTPSHLLVLSLALADTGISLNALVAATSSLLRRWPYGSEGCQAHGFQGFATALASICSSAAIAWGRYHHYCTRSRLDWNTTVSLVLFVWLSSAFWAALPLLGWGHYDYEPLGTCCTLDYSRGDRNFTSFLFTMAFFNFLLPLFITVVSYRLMEQKLGKTSRPPVPALIAKTMPTVNAVNYALGSEMVHRGIWQCLSPQRRERNREQ, encoded by the exons atgGCGGAGTCCGGGACCCTGCCCACGGGCTTCGGGGAGCTGGAGGTGCTGGCCGTGGGGACGGTGCTGCTGGTGGAAG CTCTTTCTGGCCTCAGCCTAAACATCCTGACCATCCTCTCTTTCTGCAAGACCCCAGAGCTGCGGACTCCCAGCCACCTGCTGGTGTTGAGCTTGGCGCTGGCCGACACTGGGATCAGCCTGAACGCCCTCGTTGCAGCCACGTCCAGCCTCCTCCG GCGCTGGCCCTATGGCTCAGAAGGCTGCCAGGCTCATGGCTTCCAGGGCTTTGCCACCGCACTGGCCAGCATCTGCAGCAGCGCAGCCATCGCCTGGGGGCGCTATCACCACTACTGCACCC GCAGCCGACTGGACTGGAACACGACCGTCTCCCTGGTGCTCTTCGTATGGCTGTCTTCTGCCTTCTGGGCTGCACTGCCCCTCCTGGGCTGGGGCCACTATGACTATGAGCCGCTGGGGACCTGCTGCACCCTGGACTATTCCAGGGGGGACAG AAACTTCACCAGCTTCCTCTTCACCATGGCCTTTTTCAACTTCCTCCTGCCCCTCTTCATCACAGTCGTATCCTATCGGCTCATGGAGCAGAAACTCGGGAAGACCAGCCGTCCCCCG GTGCCCGCTCTCATTGCCAAGACAATGCCCACAGTCAACGCCGTGAACTATGCCCTGGGCAGCGAGATGGTGCACAGGGGGATCTGGCAGTGCCTTTCGCCACAGAGGAGAGAGCGCAACCGGGAGCAGTGA